The DNA window ATTGATCAACTAAAAACCAATAGAACTAATTTTTTGGCCTACTATCACtaattttttttggtttggttagttttaaaacaaatccaAACATTGATCAACTAAAAACCAATAAAACTAACGGTTTGATTTGGTTTGGTTAAGTTCCATTTGGTTTGTACTTGCTCTACTCTATAGCTTGTCTCATCGTAACAGACACAACCTTAATTATCCACACCTGGTGATATTGTTAGTGTGACAGACAGTCTATCTCGTTTAAAATGTACTTGGTGGTGATCATTAATcagatatattattattttttttttaaaaaaaaaagcaaaagtaaaataatttaataaaaagaaacaaacaTGTAATTGCCAATATCACTTGATACTGGTAATATCCAAAAGTCACTGCGtataatgaaataattcaaCACCAATTATATAAACTCTAACTTATAGTATTACCACCGTATTTGTGAACCAGGTATGGATTTTACGAAGAATGCTTGAGAAAATATGGCGATGCTAATGATAACAccgatttttattttattagcaTCCACTGACAGCACTTGTCTGAGGGTCACATATGGCATGTTTATTAAGTATGGTATGGTATGATATACCGATGTCATATcgaaaaaaaacaatttatcGAATTTTTGGTATGTCGAAATTTTCGATATAATATGATATCTATATCGAAATTTTTGGTATGATAacgatataaaatttaaatttttttggtatataataaaatatcgaaataatatataaattaaaaaatgtgtaatatttttaaatcataaagttaaaaaattttaaaaaatataatgtaTTTTTTCGGTATGAGACAACATATACCAATGTCGATCTCATACCAAAATCTCAGTATACCACAACATCGGTACCAAAATTTTTGATACAATAtcgatataaatattattaatatcgTAATTTTCGTTACGATATATAGTATGCATTTTTCAATACGAGATAATATATCTTCCTAAAGACTAGTTCGAAAATCATAATGTGTTAGCACACACACATCACATATTATGCTAAATAACAAATTATTCTTCTTTGGTATTCTCACCATCAACACTAAATAAAGATAAAATCCTTTATTACGACAATTTTTTACCACTCCGATTACTTGCTTTTATGgcaaaaagaaaagaagaagaaagaaacttaaattagataaataatattttttactcagCAATTTGTATATAAAAGAACTTTTTGATTTGGTATGAAAGTCCCTCTACACGTAATGAATGTGAGTTCAGAGTTACAATTATGAGGTGACATCATTAAGTCACAACCCCTGTTTTAACAGCATTAAAGtgcaaaaattcaaaattttcaaaatacaaAAATGGCAACATAATTGGCTTTTCAATTTAGCTACATTCTAATATTTAACAATAGTTATAATGGTTTAGTTATCAAAACCTAGAACTAGTTGGAAGCCTTACTAGCCCAACTGCGGCTGCTGGAGCACTTCTCTTCCGTCTGAAGTATATAAAAGAGCCACTGCTTAGTAGCAAAGATATCATAAGCGCCTGTACACAGGTATAATTTTGAAACTCGAGTCAAATGCATTGCATAAGTTTCTTGACacaacaaaaacttgtgtagcAAGACGAGAGCAAGCATGATATATAAATTTCAGGCATGAATAAATATTACTTTGTCTGGGATTGAGTAGCCTACCCACAATTGTGAATAGCACTTAAAAACATGTCCCaactatataatttttttgaaaagaaaGTTTCGTCCCCTCAACATACACTACATTACCCTCCCAGATGTTTCAAGCTTTACCCCCGGTGATTGGTGATGTGCCTACCGCACACAAAACTACATGCTCCAGAAAAAAACTGCAAGACTTGGGTCAAATTTGAAacattttattgttattttgaTTAGCCGTAGTTCTGTTATTGTTATATTTAAACTCTGCAGGCCCAACAACATGGAAACGAGCTTTTCTTAAGTCTTGCGAAGGAAAGCAAGTAAGCAACTAATCTAAACTGTATACCTAAGGCATGTATCTTCGCAATCAATCCATTCTTTAGGGTGGATTATACTGGTCTCCTAAAGATATCTCACATGGTTACCATCTTCTACACATCCCATGCATAAATATTCATTATTTGAAATCTTCAAATCCTAGAGCTTCATCGTGTATAACTCATCAAAGATTGCCAAAATAACTATAGATAAGAGAATTTTAAATCTGGTCACCTTGataaatatcaaatatatacatataaatttcCATTTTTACAGGCAAAACACAACGTGCACATATGTAAGCAGTATCAATTTACCTCAAAGCCAAGAACGGATAATTTTTCTTCACTTACTGCAGGTATGCAGCTTCTATAAGTGACATGGGCACCTGATACACTTTCTGATTTTGCTTTATCACTCAGTAATGTTCTTCCTTGTCCATCATTTACAGGCAAATCTGCACTCTCAAGAGCAGATCGAGTCATTTTTTCTTTGAGGCTTTTTACATCTTCTGAACCAGATCCAACTGGAACACATTTCAAACGAATACGATAACCAGTTTCACCGCAACGAAAACTTTCATCCCTCTACGGAAAAATCAGCATAGGTTCCATGAGTTCTTGAATATTTTAGATACAAATATACGAATGACTATGAAATTTAAAGTACTACATAAAATCAAATGCAAGTTTTGTCTAATTTTTCAAAGAATAGCACAATCATTAGCAGACTCCAACTTTAAGCAATTTTTAGTCCACCCGACTAACTTCTGCTAAATACCATGTAACTATAGTTGAGCAGCTAAAACTACTTTCCTTCAAAGATTTTCTACTCAAACCATGAATGCACTAAATTAAGTAAATTTGAAAATCTTTAGCCTTTGTTTGTTGAATTGGAAAAGGATTGCCACAGATACCGAAAATAATGGTGAAACAGAGCACCAAATTGCTGAATCTAGTAGAGTTCACAAGCCGCGGCCACTCATTACACCAAAAAGAACAGATTAATTGgacaaaaaagaaaatttcgtaCGCATAACAAGTTCTCACTGCCAAAGGATTAGACAAGCTAAAAACATATATTTGATAGTTTCCAAGAACTGACATACAAACCAAAATGCCCAGTGAAGAAGCCTATGTTAGCTGAAAATAACAATGATTTCTAAGTTCTAATTACTTATTAATGCTACTTTCACTCCCTTTAAGTAATTTACCAGAACTTCAGATCATAATTTAGGGCTGATGCTAGTAATTATTTACCCATCTAGCTCTTTAAAAATCTATCATATTATTCTCCGCTTAAAGATAGACTTCACTGCCTGATAAATCTAgaattttaaatcaaactctAGATTTATTAATAAAGGTCAGTAAACTCGACGAAAGATGACACCATGTGCATAGAAGACCATAAAGTTTTTCATTCTCAAGAATGACTTCTTATGATCGTTGTTTTGGATTTTATCAGTGCCGAAATAATCGTCGGCGTCAACCTAATAGTTTTGGCTATCAAATACCCGGAAACTAAAATGAAACAGGGACTGAGACCTTCTCGGAGCGAGAGCAGGGAATGCAAGGACCAGAAGGAGAGCAATCAAACGTGACGTTTCCTCCAGCTGGTGTCTCTTTAATACCCATTAGAGTCCTTCTCTTAAGAACCCTTCTTTCACTGTAAATATGCAAATAATTCACTCCAATAACAAAGGAAAACAATTCAAAACTATATACTCCATACAGATCCAAACTGCAAAGGTTCCAGCAAAGGAAATTGAATAAACTTACGAATTGTGAGCTAGAGAATGATGAGTGAAAGAACATATTAACACGAAGAAGAGTAGGAAAATCAGAATTGCTGGGGATTGATTTGAACGAAGCATTTTCGCCCGTGAATTCCTCTCCTCTCCGCTTAGTCCCGCGATAGAAATCGCAGATCTCTGCTTTTTCTCGAATATTTTCATGAAACCCAATGGTTTTCTTTATTGTGTTTTCGCCCCCATATTGTTTCTTCTTTATGCCATTAAATTAtatgcatatattttaattgagataATTCTGGGACGTGAATGGGTCCGGATTTTACCCAGACCCACAATGGACCGGTACATATGGGGTATGTTTGAGCATACTAAATGAGTCATAGGACGGGTCTCGGGTCTAATTTTTCAGACCCGTCCGAGTATGGGACGGGTCATGGGTCCTATCAGGGGCGAAGCTTATTAAGGCCCAGTGTGGGCTGCTGCCCAAAAAAAATTACTAGTATTTATAATGTGggccaaaaaaattaatagtatttataaatataagtgggccaattttttttaaaagcccTCTAAACATATTTGGGTCAAAGCATAAGTGGGTCAATTATTGATTTCATTGAATCAAATGTGGCAGACTCTCATTCTCGGTTCTCCCATCCCATGATCCAAAGTGGCAGACAACAAACGGCAAACCCCATCTCTGTTTTTGCATTTGTCGTGTGATTTTACTAGACCCGATTTTAAATTTCTGAGTAACGTTCTAATCGACGCAGATCTATGAGTTTCGGTAAGTGTTTTTTTAGAATATCATTGTTTGTTTATCGACAGATTGATTTTCTTACATGATTATTGTTATGTGGTGATATAAATTAGGATTTCATTTATACATTTAATTTTGGGAGAATCTAGCGTTGGCCTTTTTGATAGTTGAAGGCAAAGTCCAACCCAATTTCCAAATAACAAAACTAATCCACAAATTTTATTCTGTGGAAAAGCtgtgtaaatatatatatatatataaagctaaacatattttttttttattttatcaggAAATCAATATTTACAATGCatagattttttaaaagaaaagatcCAGAACCAGAAGTACAAAGCATTGGAGATGTTAGGGTTGAAGAATTTGATTTCTCACAACTGCCGGTAGATCCTGGACTTAGGACTCCAATTTGTGAATATAATGTTAATATTAGAGATCAAGTTCGAAGGGCATATTTGCAAAAAGGTCCATGTCAACCTTCAGGCTATGAATTTCCAAAAAGAAAATTTGGAGTAAGCCAATGTAGACGGTTCAATCCTTCATGGTTTAATGAATTTGGTGATTGGTTGGAGTATAGTGTAGAAAAAGATGCCGCATATTGTTTGTATTGTTATCTCTTCAAGACAGCTAAAGGAAAACAAGCGGGAGGGGAGGCTTTTGTTAATGAAGGATCCGCAAATTGGAAGTGTAAAGATAGGTTAAATATTCATGTTGGCCAGCATGACAGCGAACATCATAAAGCTCGAATGAATTGTGAAACTTTGATGAATCAAGATGAGCACATTCAATCAGTTTTGCACAAACAGTCAAAGCAAATGCGGAATGATTATAGTATCCGTCTCAATGCTTCAATTGATTGTATTAGAGTTTTGTTGCGACAAGGGCATTCATTTCGAGGTCACGATGAAACTGAAAGTTCTCTTAATCCAGGTAACTTTCTTATCCAATTAGAATTTTTAGGTGCTCATAATAAAGAGATTAATGATGTGATATTGAAAAATGCTCCTAAAAATTACAAGTTGACATCACCTGATATTCAGAAGGACATAGTGAGTGCTTGTGCCACTGAAACGATTAATGTTATTATCAGAGATGTTGGTGATTCATTGTTCTCTATTTTAGTTGATGAATCTCGTGATGTTTCAACAAAAGAGCAAATGTCAGTTGTTATCCGTTATGTGGATAGTAGTGGACATGTAAATGAACGCTTTATCGGGATTGAATATGTTACCAGTACTACATCACTCTCACTTAAAGCTGCTATTGATAAGATGTTTTCTAGATATAATTTGAGCATGTCTAAGTTGAGAGGACAAGGTTTTGATGGAGCAAGTAATATGCAGGGTAAATTTAATGGTTTAAAAGCACTCATTTTAAAGGAGAACCCATGTGCATTTTACATATATTGTTTTGCCCATCAGCTTCAACTAGCTCTTATAGCTGTGGCCAAGAAAAATCTTCCGATTTCTAATTTCTTTCGTGTTGTTGGTGATGTGTTAAATGTTGTTGGAGCATCTTGCAAACATTCTGATCTTCTTCGAGAGAAACATTCAGGTTTTATTGTCGAGGCATTGGAGAGGGGTGAGATTTCAAGTGGCCGGGGACTTAATCAAGAAACTACCCTTCAACGTGCTGGGGATACACGTTGGGGGTCACATTACAATTCTTTGATAAGCTTGATTTCCATGTTCTCTGCTGTCGTTGATGTGCTTGAAATAATTTCAGAAGATGATTCCAGTTCTCCTGATCAAAAAACTGAAGCATATAATTTATTGGAGTCAGTACTTTTATTTGATTTTGCATTCAATCTACACTTGATGAAACATGTCTTAGGAATTTCGAGTGAATTGTCGACAGCATTGCAAAAAAAAGATCAGGATATTGTGAATGCAATGGATTTGGTACAAATATGCAAACATCGACTCCAAAAAATGAGAGATGATGGTTGGGATTCATTTTTAGAAAAGGTTCACCGGTTTTGTGAGCAACATTACATTAATGTTCTCAAAATGGATGATAAGTTCACACGTTGGGCACCATGTGGTCGTCcccatcgtaatccaccagaaGTGACAAATTTGCATCATTATTCTGTGGATTTATTCTGTGGTGTTATCGACATGCAACTTCAAGAGTTAAATGATCGTTTCTCAGAGGCAGGTACAAAGTTACTCCTTTGTGTAGCTTGTTTGTGTCCACAAAACTTGTTTTATGCTTTTGACAAGAAAAAATTGATGCAACtagctgaattttatcaacaagatttttcaagatttgatCTCCTCACACTTGATGATCAACTTGAAACTTATATATGTGATATGCGTTCTAACAAAACATTTTAAGGATTGAAAGGACTTGGTGATCTTTCAGAGAAGTTAGTTatgtcaaaaaaaaatatggtgTACCCATTGGTTTATAAGCTTTTGACATTGGCATTAATTCTACCGGTTGCAACGGCGACAGTAGAGAGGGTGTTTTCTGCCATGAGAATTGTGAAAGACAGGTTGCGCAATCGAATGAGTGATGATTGGATGAATGATAGTCTCATTGTCTATGTAAAGAAAGATATATTTCTGACCGTTGATAATGAATCTATTGTACAAAGGTTTCAAAATATGAAGACTCGAAAATGAAGACTCGAAAAGAACAATTGTAAGGTAGTTATTTTGTGATGTTTTATgattaaaagaatttttttgtttattactTATAGCATATCATAGCCTACACTGAATCAAAATTCTAGCTCCGCCCCTGGGCCCTATAATATCCGCCTCATACACGTCCTACAGATGTGGATATAAATATTCTAGGGTTTaagtttttattaattttcatttttttagtagCCCAACTCAACCATAATGATTTTAGCTATTCATATATCAATTGTTGCATTTGAATCTGCTTTTAACAATGGTGAAAGAATAGTTGGTCCTCATCTTAGTAGGCTTAATCCAACGACTTTGGAGGCATTGATGTGCTCGCGAAAATGGTTGTGGAGTGTGATGAAATGTAAATAAATCACAGTTTATTTTGTTActatattttcatttaattttgttaCTGTACTTTCTCTCTTTAAATTACGtttccacaattttattttttcaatgtacTTTCTCTCTTTAATTTTGTAGTTAATTCTTTAAGTAATTTACCAACTTGTTCCACCATTCTTGATGAAGAGGAAGATGATCCTGAAAAATGTGTCTGAAATATTGCCTACTCActtattttatattgatatgtttaagtcatgttatgacttatttttggcgatgtcaagatttttttggaaatctaataactatattttttatgtaattctttATGTCGTGAAAATACTTTGTTAGTTATTATTAATTGTGGTcgaagacatgaattaattttctATTGTGTTGTATTTAGAGGCTTGTTTGTTTCATAATTCAGTCATACGAGAAGAAATATTACTgcttttatttcaaaaaaattcggGTCTCATGAGTCTACCCAACCCCGTTTCATATTCGAGGTGGGGCGGATCCGAATAATATTTAACCGGGGTGGGGCGGGTAATGGGTTAAAATTTTCTTCATGGGGCAGGTATTGGGTTTAACCATAACCACCTCATACAAATCATATTGACATCTCTAATTTTGTAATTAGTATATCGTTATTTGCCATATTCCATATTTATtcttgagtaggtctcttgtgagacggacTCACGAATGTTTatatatgagacgggtcaaccatatcgatattcacaataaaaagtaatactcttagtataaaaattaatatttttcatgaatgacccaaataagagatccgtatcaaaaaatacgacccgtgagaccatctcagataaatttttgtctttattctttcattttctAATTGTCTCGAATTGTCATTTATTTTTCGTTTGTTTTTAGTATTTGGTCCCCGTTAAtttgaatgttaaaatgaacAAGGAATAATTCCCGATTTAGTCTTTTATTTTATCCTACTTTTATGATTCGGTTTCTTGTTTTTCAATGGTTCTTACTCAACCATAATTTACTCGTATCATAATAAAAATTGGTAAGACTGTCGAATAATTCTCTTGTGACTATCAAATGTGAAAATGAATTATTCTTCTCCCTTGTTCTCAAAAAGTCTTTTGTCCTTTCGTTTACTCACCATTGGTGATGCGTGGGATGTATATGTGGGGAATTAATACTTTTTATTAGATCAATTAAGGGAGAAAgacaacaaacaaaagagagTTAAATCTATATTCAAGAATCACAAGACCATAAATTACACGATGTTTTCCCATCTGAGAAAACGTATAGCCCTCTCTATCCTTTTGACTACAAAAGCAAAACGTGTATAACAAATTTTACATGACaaaaaattaatgaataatTTCACTAAGATCTTATCCTTTACAAATCTTCAAGACTTCAAAGCCTTTTAACCAGTCGAAGCATAACGGGACTCCCATGGCATCAAACCGCTCGACATATCAGCCAAATTCGACAAAACGAAATCCCGCAGGCCGAAATCCCAAACTTCGCAAAACTTCTGAGGCCAGTCCGGCGGCTCGATGGCCTCGGTTCCCAAACCGGGAGCTCTATCTCTCGAGCCTTCCTTCTGACTTTCTTGCCAGTCGGCGACGTAAGTAGCAACTCTTCTGTAAAACTTTGCACGGAAAACCTCCCACACTTGGTATTTGTAGTGGTTTACTACGGCTGTACTCTGAGGTAAATTCAGGTATCTAAATCCCTTCTTTAAACGAAAATGGTGCACCACATTAAGTAACGTTACGTGTAGCGCATCTGGCCTGATGATGGATTTATGCCTCTCTGGACTTTGAAGGCGGCAAGTGTAACCTACAGTGACACCTTGTGACGGCGGTGAACTCAACCCAGAAGGCCCAAAACTATGGCAAGATGTCCTGATTTCTGCAATTGTAGGCGATGTAGATGATACATTTGCCACTAACGTGCGCAGAGAATGCTGACCAGCATACCCAAAATTCTTGAATCTTTGGTGCTTAGGCCTCGAGTATGGGAAGTAGAAGTATTCATCTACGTCCATAAAAGAAACCCAATTACATTCGTGTTTTGCTCGCAATGCACAATTCGAGAATCCAGCTTCTTGAGTCTTGATCCATGGCCATACGTGCCTGGTTACATTGTAATTGTCACGATCGAGTTCTTGAATAACTTCATCGATACCATCGTCACTATTGTTATCATATATGAACCATCTTTCCACTCCAAGCCAAGAATGATACATAATCCATTCATGTATGGATGAAGCTTGGTTCCACACCATTGTACATGCACAAAGGTTGTACTTTCCCTCCTTTCTCTTCTTACCCTCGGATCCGAAGTTTGTAATCTTGGCAATGGATGGGAAAATTAGCTGCCTTTGAGCTCGACCACGGACATAAGGTGTCACTCCAATGGTGACTCGAATACCGTTAGCCTTAATAGGATTGTTTCCAATACTACGTGGCAACGGACATCTCACCACTTCTTGAGCAGCGCTCAGAGCCTTCGTTGTGAGGGTAAACGTCTCACTTCTTTCCCATTTCCCTAACCCGAAATGACAACTAAATAGGCTTGGATCAGACTCTCTATTTCCCCTCAACTTCAACCCTTTCACAAACACGACAACTGTATCCCCATCCAAAGTAGCTGAATAAGCCACTTTTTCCCAAGAATTCAGAGTCTGATTATGAACCAAAACCCCATTATTACCACCTACCCTCAAAGTTACCAAAGCTGAATAATTCATATTCATAGATGGAAGAGGGCACCTCACAATTGACCGAAGTCCATCAAATTCATCCACAGAAATCACCCTTTTCACCGCTAAATCGCTTCCGATTTCACGATAGTAAACACACTCCAATCCCTCAACACCCATCTTCTTCATCAACCCaactttctttccaccactcaCTAACAATAAAATATGATCAGGGAACAGAACCATGTCCTCTATTTTCCAAGGAAACAAGAAACTATCAAAATTTTGAACTGGCTCAACAGTTCTTGAACTACTAGACGACAACAAAGAT is part of the Primulina tabacum isolate GXHZ01 chromosome 18, ASM2559414v2, whole genome shotgun sequence genome and encodes:
- the LOC142533113 gene encoding uncharacterized protein LOC142533113, producing the protein MHRFFKRKDPEPEVQSIGDVRVEEFDFSQLPVDPGLRTPICEYNVNIRDQVRRAYLQKGPCQPSGYEFPKRKFGVSQCRRFNPSWFNEFGDWLEYSVEKDAAYCLYCYLFKTAKGKQAGGEAFVNEGSANWKCKDRLNIHVGQHDSEHHKARMNCETLMNQDEHIQSVLHKQSKQMRNDYSIRLNASIDCIRVLLRQGHSFRGHDETESSLNPGNFLIQLEFLGAHNKEINDVILKNAPKNYKLTSPDIQKDIVSACATETINVIIRDVGDSLFSILVDESRDVSTKEQMSVVIRYVDSSGHVNERFIGIEYVTSTTSLSLKAAIDKMFSRYNLSMSKLRGQGFDGASNMQGKFNGLKALILKENPCAFYIYCFAHQLQLALIAVAKKNLPISNFFRVVGDVLNVVGASCKHSDLLREKHSGFIVEALERGEISSGRGLNQETTLQRAGDTRWGSHYNSLISLISMFSAVVDVLEIISEDDSSSPDQKTEAYNLLESVLLFDFAFNLHLMKHVLGISSELSTALQKKDQDIVNAMDLVQICKHRLQKMRDDGWDSFLEKVHRFCEQHYINVLKMDDKFTRWAPCGRPHRNPPEVTNLHHYSVDLFCGVIDMQLQELNDRFSEAGTKLLLCVACLCPQNLFYAFDKKKLMQLAEFYQQDFSRFDLLTLDDQLETYICDMRSNKTF
- the LOC142533728 gene encoding uncharacterized protein LOC142533728, which translates into the protein MKIFEKKQRSAISIAGLSGEERNSRAKMLRSNQSPAILIFLLFFVLICSFTHHSLAHNSERRVLKRRTLMGIKETPAGGNVTFDCSPSGPCIPCSRSEKRDESFRCGETGYRIRLKCVPVGSGSEDVKSLKEKMTRSALESADLPVNDGQGRTLLSDKAKSESVSGAHVTYRSCIPAVSEEKLSVLGFEALMISLLLSSGSFIYFRRKRSAPAAAVGLVRLPTSSRF
- the LOC142533129 gene encoding glycosyltransferase family 92 protein RCOM_0530710-like — encoded protein: MDSSDQRRKRKRVFRQPYPSLYCHSYLLSVRFLALCLGSLTILYLLFSTVPFNASAFRPVLVVSTLSLLSSSSSRTVEPVQNFDSFLFPWKIEDMVLFPDHILLLVSGGKKVGLMKKMGVEGLECVYYREIGSDLAVKRVISVDEFDGLRSIVRCPLPSMNMNYSALVTLRVGGNNGVLVHNQTLNSWEKVAYSATLDGDTVVVFVKGLKLRGNRESDPSLFSCHFGLGKWERSETFTLTTKALSAAQEVVRCPLPRSIGNNPIKANGIRVTIGVTPYVRGRAQRQLIFPSIAKITNFGSEGKKRKEGKYNLCACTMVWNQASSIHEWIMYHSWLGVERWFIYDNNSDDGIDEVIQELDRDNYNVTRHVWPWIKTQEAGFSNCALRAKHECNWVSFMDVDEYFYFPYSRPKHQRFKNFGYAGQHSLRTLVANVSSTSPTIAEIRTSCHSFGPSGLSSPPSQGVTVGYTCRLQSPERHKSIIRPDALHVTLLNVVHHFRLKKGFRYLNLPQSTAVVNHYKYQVWEVFRAKFYRRVATYVADWQESQKEGSRDRAPGLGTEAIEPPDWPQKFCEVWDFGLRDFVLSNLADMSSGLMPWESRYASTG